In Mycobacterium tuberculosis H37Rv, a single window of DNA contains:
- the PE_PGRS14 gene encoding PE-PGRS family protein PE_PGRS14 (Member of the Mycobacterium tuberculosis PE family, PGRS subfamily of ala-, gly-rich proteins): MSFVIAAPDLVAMATEDLAGIGASLTAANAAAAVPTSGLLAAAGDEVSAAIAALFSSHGQQYQAMSAQAAAFHARFVQALAGAMGAYAAAEAANASPLQTLEQGLLGAINAPAAALSGRPFIGNGTNGAPGTGEAGGPGGWLLGNGGNGGSGAPGQTGGAGGAAGLLGHGGTGGAGGTGASGGKGGTGGWLWGSGGAGGAGGSGGGSGGAGGNALMFGIGGNGGAGGAASGVGNGGVGGAGGAGGALVAIGGAGGAGGAATTGTGGAGGAGSNALGLFLGLGGSGGQGGDSAMGSGGAGGAGGSGGAASPFGIDIGIGGAGGHGGAGTNGGAGGAGGAGGSSGTVFALDLSWGGAGGNGGAATTGTGGAGGTGGFAVAPDFIGFGAAYGGAGGLGGAATGAGGTGGTGGVGAGGFAALGVGVGGAGGAGGAATETGGIGGAGGLGVGLLGGAGGAGGPGGAASAGSGGHGGTGGDALGLIGAGIGGVGGVGGAATDTGGNGGAGGSGTGLLGGVGGAGGHGGGASVGTGGSGGAGGDGFGFVGAGGNGGNAGTGVGVNGANGGNGGSATGALAAVGGAGAAGGDATSGTGGFGGAGGSARGLIFALGGAGAAGGDASTGVGGPGGPGGTGTASSPFGIAIAIGGAGAQGGAGTSGATGGAGGDGVFEGIAVLGLGFGGAAGAGGAATGDGATGGAGGFGGAGAGIANFLGFSVLHGGAGGAGGTATGTGGNGGAGGGGGLSSPVILGIGIGGAGGDGGGALGVLGGMGGDGGDGGEAVAVGIAVGGAGGAGGAAPTGNGGAGGNGGDALGLVGVGGNGGNAGTGFGANTGGNGGDTTIVVNGMLAPSTLGYGGNGGNGVNGGAGGTGGKAGVFGAPGQNGLP, encoded by the coding sequence ATGTCTTTCGTGATTGCAGCGCCGGACTTGGTGGCGATGGCCACGGAGGATCTTGCAGGCATCGGCGCGTCCCTGACCGCTGCCAATGCGGCGGCCGCCGTCCCGACAAGCGGGCTGTTGGCCGCTGCTGGCGATGAGGTGTCGGCGGCCATCGCGGCGTTGTTTTCCAGCCACGGTCAGCAGTATCAGGCGATGAGCGCGCAGGCGGCGGCGTTTCATGCCCGGTTTGTGCAGGCACTGGCCGGGGCTATGGGCGCCTATGCGGCCGCCGAAGCGGCCAACGCGTCGCCGTTGCAGACCCTCGAGCAGGGCTTGCTAGGCGCCATCAATGCACCCGCCGCCGCGTTGTCGGGCCGACCTTTTATCGGCAACGGCACCAACGGCGCCCCGGGGACCGGGGAGGCCGGTGGGCCTGGAGGCTGGTTGTTGGGCAACGGCGGCAACGGCGGTTCGGGTGCTCCGGGGCAGACCGGGGGTGCCGGGGGTGCCGCCGGGCTGCTGGGCCATGGCGGGACCGGTGGGGCCGGAGGCACCGGCGCCTCGGGTGGCAAAGGCGGCACCGGCGGGTGGCTGTGGGGTAGCGGCGGAGCTGGCGGGGCCGGCGGGTCCGGCGGCGGGTCCGGTGGGGCGGGTGGCAACGCGCTGATGTTCGGCATTGGCGGCAACGGCGGAGCTGGCGGGGCCGCCAGCGGAGTCGGGAACGGCGGGGTCGGCGGCGCCGGTGGAGCCGGCGGCGCGCTGGTAGCCATCGGTGGCGCCGGTGGCGCCGGCGGGGCCGCTACCACTGGAACCGGCGGTGCCGGCGGCGCCGGCAGCAACGCATTGGGGCTGTTCCTTGGCCTGGGCGGGTCCGGCGGTCAGGGCGGCGACTCGGCCATGGGAAGCGGCGGTGCCGGCGGTGCCGGTGGCTCTGGTGGCGCCGCCAGCCCCTTCGGGATCGACATCGGCATCGGCGGTGCCGGCGGGCACGGCGGCGCAGGTACTAACGGCGGTGCCGGCGGCGCCGGCGGTGCCGGCGGTTCCTCGGGCACCGTTTTCGCGCTCGACTTGAGCTGGGGCGGTGCTGGCGGCAATGGTGGCGCAGCTACCACTGGGACCGGCGGGGCCGGCGGCACTGGCGGCTTCGCTGTTGCCCCCGACTTCATCGGGTTCGGCGCGGCCTACGGCGGGGCCGGCGGGCTTGGTGGGGCTGCGACCGGTGCCGGCGGCACCGGCGGGACCGGTGGCGTTGGTGCCGGCGGCTTCGCGGCTCTGGGCGTGGGCGTCGGCGGCGCCGGCGGGGCTGGCGGGGCCGCCACCGAGACCGGCGGCATCGGCGGCGCCGGCGGATTGGGCGTCGGGCTGCTGGGCGGCGCCGGCGGCGCCGGCGGTCCCGGCGGCGCCGCTTCGGCTGGTAGCGGCGGCCATGGCGGGACCGGCGGCGATGCCCTCGGATTGATCGGCGCCGGCATCGGCGGCGTCGGGGGGGTTGGCGGAGCCGCCACCGACACCGGCGGCAACGGCGGCGCCGGAGGCAGCGGGACCGGGCTGCTGGGCGGCGTGGGCGGCGCCGGTGGGCACGGCGGCGGGGCTTCGGTTGGTACCGGCGGCAGCGGCGGTGCCGGCGGTGACGGCTTCGGATTCGTCGGCGCAGGTGGCAACGGCGGCAACGCCGGCACCGGAGTCGGGGTTAACGGCGCCAACGGCGGCAACGGCGGCAGCGCTACCGGCGCACTCGCGGCCGTCGGCGGGGCCGGCGCGGCCGGCGGGGACGCCACCAGCGGAACCGGCGGGTTCGGCGGTGCTGGCGGCAGCGCCCGCGGCCTGATCTTTGCCCTGGGCGGCGCTGGAGCCGCCGGCGGCGACGCTTCCACGGGAGTCGGCGGACCCGGCGGTCCGGGTGGCACGGGCACCGCCAGCAGCCCCTTCGGGATCGCCATCGCCATCGGCGGTGCGGGCGCGCAGGGCGGCGCCGGCACTAGCGGCGCCACCGGCGGAGCCGGCGGTGACGGCGTCTTCGAGGGCATTGCTGTCCTCGGCCTAGGCTTTGGCGGCGCCGCCGGGGCTGGTGGTGCCGCCACCGGGGACGGCGCCACCGGCGGAGCCGGCGGCTTCGGCGGCGCCGGCGCTGGCATCGCAAACTTCCTAGGGTTCTCCGTGCTGCACGGCGGCGCCGGCGGAGCTGGCGGCACCGCCACCGGGACCGGCGGCAACGGGGGGGCCGGTGGCGGTGGCGGGTTGAGCTCACCCGTGATCCTGGGCATCGGCATCGGCGGCGCCGGCGGCGACGGTGGTGGCGCCCTGGGGGTGCTGGGCGGCATGGGCGGCGACGGCGGCGACGGCGGCGAGGCCGTAGCGGTTGGGATCGCCGTGGGCGGTGCCGGCGGTGCCGGCGGCGCCGCCCCCACCGGTAACGGTGGCGCTGGCGGCAACGGCGGCGACGCCCTCGGACTAGTCGGCGTGGGTGGGAACGGCGGCAACGCCGGCACCGGCTTCGGGGCTAACACCGGCGGCAACGGCGGCGACACGACGATAGTTGTCAACGGCATGCTCGCCCCGTCTACCCTCGGCTACGGTGGCAAC
- the lpqQ gene encoding lipoprotein LpqQ: MCCSTAAKSAVIVCCAAIATTACSFQATSTQPSTAPPTSRVDSLIVSIEDVRRIANYEELAAHFQTDLREPPEADTNVPGPCRVVGSSDRTFGTDWSEFRSAGYHGVTDDLRPGGPVMVETVSQAIALYPDPSTARGVFHRLESSLAECAGLHDPYFDFILDRPDASTVRIGAAGWSHVYRLKSSVFISVGVLGIEPAEPIANVILQTISDRIQ, translated from the coding sequence GTGTGTTGCTCCACTGCTGCCAAGTCGGCCGTCATCGTCTGCTGTGCGGCCATCGCGACCACGGCATGCTCGTTTCAAGCCACATCGACCCAGCCGAGCACCGCACCCCCGACATCGCGGGTCGATTCGTTGATCGTCAGCATCGAAGACGTACGGCGCATCGCCAACTATGAGGAGCTCGCCGCACATTTTCAGACCGACTTGCGTGAACCGCCGGAGGCGGACACGAACGTTCCGGGCCCCTGTCGTGTGGTGGGCAGCAGTGATCGCACCTTCGGAACCGACTGGTCAGAGTTCCGTAGCGCGGGTTACCACGGCGTTACCGACGACCTCAGACCGGGCGGGCCGGTCATGGTCGAGACGGTTAGCCAGGCGATAGCGCTGTACCCGGACCCGAGTACGGCGCGCGGTGTGTTCCATCGGCTCGAGTCGTCGCTGGCAGAATGTGCTGGCTTGCATGACCCCTACTTCGATTTCATCCTCGACAGGCCGGACGCCTCCACCGTGAGGATCGGCGCTGCGGGTTGGAGTCATGTGTATCGCCTGAAATCGTCGGTATTCATATCCGTTGGCGTGTTGGGTATTGAACCGGCAGAGCCGATCGCCAACGTCATCTTGCAGACGATCAGCGATCGCATCCAGTAG
- a CDS encoding hypothetical protein (This region is a possible MT-complex-specific genomic island (See Becq et al., 2007 PMID:17545187).), with amino-acid sequence MLVGAQCRDLLHWRFCRGVPPRATNDTDIAGTLNNWDHFEAIRATFRALGSTGHRFLIADRAVDALPFGEVESPTGTTRHPPGNQLMNVHGCTDAYLRADVLPLPGGLTVHLPQPPNYAVLKLHAWLDRSADHDYKDGPDLALVVHWYAGDLDRLYAKPDQWALRRHDFDLRTAAAALLGHDMRASVSAPEAAVLATRATQADHDLLAQHFAVGRPG; translated from the coding sequence ATGCTCGTCGGGGCACAGTGCCGCGATCTACTGCACTGGCGCTTCTGCCGCGGGGTGCCGCCGCGGGCCACCAACGACACCGATATCGCAGGGACCCTGAACAATTGGGACCACTTCGAGGCAATTCGGGCCACCTTCCGCGCCCTGGGCAGCACCGGGCACCGATTCCTGATCGCCGACCGCGCCGTCGATGCCCTCCCGTTCGGCGAGGTGGAGTCGCCCACCGGCACAACCCGCCATCCCCCAGGCAACCAGCTCATGAACGTCCACGGATGCACCGACGCCTACCTGCGTGCCGATGTTCTGCCTCTCCCTGGCGGCCTGACAGTCCACCTTCCCCAACCGCCGAACTATGCGGTCCTCAAACTGCACGCATGGCTCGATCGGTCCGCGGACCACGACTACAAAGACGGCCCAGATCTGGCCTTGGTGGTGCACTGGTACGCCGGCGACCTCGACCGGCTTTACGCCAAACCAGACCAGTGGGCGCTACGCCGTCACGACTTCGACCTACGCACCGCCGCTGCCGCGCTGCTCGGCCACGACATGCGCGCCAGTGTCAGCGCACCGGAGGCCGCCGTGCTGGCGACGCGCGCCACACAGGCCGACCACGACCTGCTGGCCCAGCACTTCGCCGTGGGTCGACCGGGCTAG